One Candidatus Sulfotelmatobacter sp. DNA segment encodes these proteins:
- a CDS encoding cytochrome c has protein sequence MNSRTQVGLLVVAMALAGCGSKSGSGSTASAPSASSGTVVAAVSQYDSGPRAGEQPIDESRVTAGEKLFTNKGCSACHAFGKRLQCPDLNGVTMRRTAQWMENQILHPDVMVKQDPISHQLFGQYSLQMPNQGLTPDEARSVIEFLKHKNHQAQEAGKGE, from the coding sequence ATGAATAGCAGGACTCAAGTGGGCTTGCTCGTGGTCGCGATGGCGCTGGCCGGTTGCGGCTCGAAGAGTGGATCGGGATCCACCGCATCCGCTCCTTCCGCCTCCAGCGGCACGGTCGTCGCGGCGGTCTCGCAATACGACTCGGGGCCGCGGGCCGGCGAGCAGCCGATCGACGAATCGCGGGTCACGGCCGGAGAGAAGCTGTTCACGAACAAGGGTTGCTCCGCCTGCCACGCCTTCGGGAAGCGGCTCCAGTGCCCTGATCTCAACGGCGTAACCATGCGGCGCACCGCGCAGTGGATGGAGAACCAGATTCTGCACCCCGACGTCATGGTGAAACAGGACCCGATCTCTCATCAGCTGTTCGGACAGTACTCGCTGCAGATGCCCAATCAGGGACTCACTCCCGACGAGGCCCGATCGGTGATCGAGTTCCTGAAGCACAAGAATCACCAGGCGCAGGAAGCCGGGAAGGGAGAATGA
- the nosZ gene encoding Sec-dependent nitrous-oxide reductase encodes MKRWWLVAAGALTLGIGAAQILGCAAGRGGSSASNAAEKVYVKPGEHDAYYAFLSGGHHGNVYVYGIPSCRHITTIPVFTPEPAVGYGYDEETKAMLGGFTWGDAHHPGLSETDGDYDGRWLFINDMPNARIARIDLKEFKTRQIFGPIPNLSAAHACPFPTPNTEYVFAASRFSVPVPNRFVHVEDYAREFRGIVAGIKVDPKDGNMSMGFEILMPPFDWDLADAGKGPSNGWEFFTCYNSEMAYDTLEINASQNEMDYFAAVDWRAAQKAVDSGKARMIGGAPVVDPAEVKGMVYLVPVPKSPHGIDVNPTGEYICASGKLQAEVTVFSYAKFKASVDAGKFDGEKFGIPVLKFEDVMEARVPVGLGPLHTQFDDKGYAYTSLFLDSQIAKWKVGPPWNVVDKIDVYYSIGHLMASGGDTRHPTGEYVVALDKLSKDRYLSVGPTHPEAAQLIDLRGPKMQLLYDFPTYLEPHYAQMIRAEKLKPFTVYPLAENHKPGAVLKPEDARIERHGNRVDVYGIVVRSHFVPDIVRVNQGDDVYFHWTNLEQDDDIAHGFGILWSSKNMQIEPGETKTMRWTAEHEGINPFYCSNFCSALHQEMQGYIEVRPKGTPVAQTQRADPRNVAAALAEMTRN; translated from the coding sequence ATGAAGCGCTGGTGGCTGGTCGCTGCGGGCGCGCTTACGCTGGGAATCGGCGCGGCGCAGATCCTGGGTTGTGCCGCGGGTCGCGGCGGCTCGTCCGCCAGCAACGCCGCGGAAAAGGTGTACGTGAAGCCCGGTGAGCACGACGCGTACTACGCGTTCCTGTCCGGCGGGCACCACGGAAACGTTTACGTCTATGGGATCCCATCGTGCCGCCACATCACCACCATCCCGGTATTCACCCCCGAGCCGGCCGTCGGATATGGCTATGACGAAGAGACCAAAGCCATGCTCGGCGGCTTCACGTGGGGCGACGCCCATCACCCCGGCCTGTCCGAGACTGACGGCGACTACGACGGGCGCTGGCTGTTCATCAACGACATGCCCAATGCGCGAATCGCGCGCATCGACCTGAAGGAGTTCAAGACCCGCCAGATCTTCGGGCCGATTCCCAACCTTTCCGCCGCGCACGCCTGTCCCTTCCCGACGCCGAACACCGAGTACGTGTTTGCCGCCTCGCGGTTCTCGGTCCCCGTGCCCAATCGGTTCGTGCACGTCGAGGACTACGCCCGGGAGTTCCGCGGCATCGTCGCCGGCATCAAGGTGGATCCGAAAGACGGAAACATGTCCATGGGCTTCGAGATCCTGATGCCACCGTTCGACTGGGATCTCGCCGACGCCGGCAAGGGCCCGAGCAACGGCTGGGAGTTCTTCACCTGCTACAACAGCGAGATGGCCTACGACACGCTCGAGATCAACGCGTCGCAGAACGAGATGGACTACTTCGCCGCCGTGGACTGGCGAGCGGCGCAGAAGGCCGTCGACAGCGGCAAGGCACGCATGATCGGCGGCGCACCGGTCGTGGATCCCGCCGAGGTCAAGGGCATGGTGTACCTGGTGCCGGTTCCGAAGAGTCCGCACGGCATCGACGTGAATCCGACCGGCGAGTACATCTGCGCCTCCGGCAAGCTGCAGGCCGAAGTGACGGTCTTCAGCTACGCCAAGTTCAAAGCGTCGGTGGATGCAGGCAAGTTCGACGGCGAGAAGTTCGGCATCCCGGTGCTCAAGTTCGAGGACGTGATGGAAGCCAGGGTGCCGGTCGGTCTGGGTCCGCTCCATACGCAGTTCGACGACAAGGGCTACGCCTACACCTCGTTGTTCCTCGACTCCCAGATCGCGAAGTGGAAGGTCGGGCCGCCGTGGAACGTGGTGGACAAGATCGACGTGTACTACTCGATCGGCCATCTCATGGCGTCGGGAGGCGACACGCGCCACCCCACCGGTGAGTACGTCGTGGCGCTCGACAAGCTGTCGAAGGATCGCTATCTCAGTGTGGGCCCCACGCATCCCGAGGCCGCCCAACTGATCGATCTGCGCGGGCCGAAGATGCAGCTGCTCTACGATTTCCCGACCTACCTCGAGCCTCATTACGCGCAGATGATCCGCGCCGAAAAGCTCAAGCCGTTCACGGTCTATCCGCTGGCCGAGAACCACAAACCGGGTGCGGTCCTCAAACCCGAGGACGCGCGTATCGAGCGCCACGGCAATCGCGTGGACGTGTACGGCATCGTGGTGCGCTCGCACTTCGTGCCCGACATCGTGCGCGTGAATCAGGGCGACGACGTCTACTTCCACTGGACCAATCTCGAGCAGGACGACGACATCGCGCATGGCTTCGGCATCCTGTGGTCGAGCAAGAACATGCAGATCGAACCGGGTGAGACCAAGACCATGCGATGGACCGCGGAGCACGAGGGGATCAATCCCTTCTACTGCTCGAACTTCTGCAGCGCGCTGCACCAGGAGATGCAGGGCTACATCGAGGTGCGGCCGAAGGGTACCCCGGTCGCCCAGACGCAGCGTGCCGATCCTCGGAACGTGGCCGCCGCGCTGGCCGAGATGACGCGCAATTGA